In Alkalihalobacillus sp. TS-13, the following are encoded in one genomic region:
- a CDS encoding glycosyltransferase family 4 protein, translating into MKNLSLIGPISPPISGPGVKNKYLIEELERNNYKVDEINTLNWKKNIFKLLNIIMKDKNKKVILAISKKGRFIFLPFLYLKKRIIKGFDYILIPAGGAFYNEIVGVNSLFKKILIKSLKQAKCILVESHKLKKELNSLGLDNIEYLPNFKPIKSIKSIDTKNRYKKTIPTKFVFLSRVRRIKGIEVALTAFSELILENPEFKDVMTFDIYGPIEKGYETEFLNLLKKYNFARYKGKVEMNAVVDTLKNYDVFLFPTYSKTEGFPGVLIDAFSAGLPVIATEICSNGEIVINGENGYLIKPNSSGDLKDTLKLICREFKTLEGISRNNLVKVEKYDVVNAVKIVLKSLK; encoded by the coding sequence ATGAAAAATTTATCTTTAATAGGTCCAATCTCGCCTCCGATAAGTGGTCCAGGAGTTAAAAATAAATATTTAATAGAAGAACTTGAGAGAAATAATTATAAAGTTGATGAAATAAATACTTTAAACTGGAAAAAAAACATATTCAAGTTACTTAATATAATTATGAAAGATAAGAATAAAAAAGTGATTCTTGCTATTTCAAAAAAAGGAAGATTTATTTTTTTGCCATTTTTATATTTAAAAAAGAGAATCATTAAAGGTTTTGATTATATATTAATACCTGCGGGTGGAGCATTTTATAATGAAATTGTAGGTGTAAATAGCCTTTTTAAGAAAATCCTTATTAAGAGCTTAAAGCAAGCAAAATGTATATTAGTTGAGTCTCATAAATTAAAGAAAGAGTTGAACAGCCTAGGTTTAGATAATATAGAATATCTACCTAACTTTAAACCAATTAAGAGTATTAAAAGTATTGATACTAAAAATAGGTATAAAAAAACAATACCTACAAAATTTGTTTTTTTATCAAGAGTTAGAAGAATAAAAGGAATTGAAGTAGCATTGACCGCATTTTCAGAATTAATTTTGGAAAATCCTGAATTTAAAGATGTAATGACGTTTGACATTTATGGTCCAATAGAAAAAGGATATGAAACAGAGTTTTTGAACTTACTTAAAAAATATAATTTTGCTAGATATAAAGGAAAGGTTGAAATGAATGCTGTAGTAGATACATTAAAAAATTATGATGTTTTTTTATTTCCGACCTATAGTAAAACTGAGGGTTTTCCTGGTGTTTTAATTGATGCATTTAGTGCGGGTTTACCGGTTATCGCCACTGAAATATGTTCCAATGGAGAAATTGTGATTAATGGTGAAAATGGTTACTTAATCAAACCTAATAGTTCAGGTGATTTAAAAGATACATTAAAATTAATATGTAGAGAATTTAAAACACTCGAGGGAATTTCAAGAAATAATTTAGTTAAAGTAGAAAAGTATGATGTAGTTAACGCAGTAAAAATTGTATTAAAATCATTAAAATAA
- a CDS encoding CpsD/CapB family tyrosine-protein kinase produces MKRRQNQAVRDFKERSLITHFNSKSPISEQYRTIRTNIQFSSADTEYRTMMVTSSGPGEGKSTTTANLAVVLAQQGKKVLLIDADLRKPTAHYTFRVSNAQGITNVLTKQIQLSEGCRKTEVENLSVLPSGPIPPNPAELLGSRMMKEMIKEALEQYDVVMFDTPPVLAVTDAQILANICDGVVLVVGSGVTEKEAAVKSKELLEAAKAKLLGVVLNRKKMKKGQYYYYYGS; encoded by the coding sequence TTGAAGCGTAGACAAAATCAAGCCGTACGTGATTTTAAAGAGAGAAGTCTGATCACCCATTTCAATTCAAAGTCACCGATCTCTGAACAATACCGGACGATCCGTACGAATATCCAGTTTTCATCTGCTGATACAGAATACCGTACGATGATGGTCACTTCTTCAGGACCAGGGGAAGGGAAATCGACCACTACTGCTAACCTTGCTGTTGTACTAGCACAACAAGGAAAAAAAGTGCTGCTCATCGATGCGGATCTCAGGAAACCGACTGCACACTATACTTTCCGTGTTAGTAATGCACAAGGAATTACCAATGTATTGACCAAGCAAATCCAACTTTCAGAAGGATGTCGCAAAACAGAAGTTGAGAATCTCTCAGTACTGCCTAGCGGACCGATTCCGCCGAATCCAGCAGAATTGTTAGGTTCTAGAATGATGAAAGAAATGATAAAAGAAGCATTAGAGCAATATGATGTTGTTATGTTTGATACCCCGCCAGTACTTGCGGTGACGGACGCGCAGATCCTTGCAAACATTTGTGATGGTGTGGTACTCGTAGTTGGAAGCGGCGTAACTGAAAAAGAAGCAGCAGTGAAATCAAAGGAATTATTGGAAGCAGCGAAAGCGAAGCTGCTCGGGGTTGTTTTGAACAGAAAGAAAATGAAAAAGGGACAATACTATTACTACTATGGGTCTTAA
- a CDS encoding DUF5317 domain-containing protein — protein MVYDGILAALLIGFLRKGNLKGFSHLKIKYGWIFPVLLLTQWLIFLLQNKFEIFGKMSPYVFTLIYIVGLALLWLNRHHGIGVWLILIGVFLNFIVMAANNGRMPVSLEAAQTLDPVYGEALQEGYYGKHTALTDGTYLGFLGDVIALPAFYPREQVISIGDIIMNIGIFLFIQKLMVTRTIKRKPSVVHST, from the coding sequence ATGGTCTATGACGGCATCCTTGCAGCACTTCTGATCGGCTTTTTAAGAAAAGGGAATCTAAAAGGATTTTCTCATTTGAAAATAAAATATGGCTGGATCTTTCCAGTCTTGTTGTTGACGCAGTGGCTCATTTTCCTGTTGCAAAACAAGTTTGAAATTTTCGGCAAGATGAGTCCTTACGTATTCACTTTAATTTATATTGTTGGTCTTGCTCTTTTGTGGTTGAATCGCCACCACGGAATTGGAGTCTGGCTCATTCTGATTGGTGTGTTCTTGAATTTCATCGTCATGGCGGCAAATAATGGAAGAATGCCGGTATCTCTGGAGGCAGCGCAAACATTAGACCCTGTTTATGGTGAGGCTTTGCAGGAAGGATATTACGGTAAACATACAGCTTTGACGGATGGGACGTATCTCGGTTTTCTCGGTGACGTCATTGCATTACCAGCGTTTTATCCAAGAGAGCAAGTCATCAGTATTGGGGACATCATCATGAACATCGGGATTTTTCTTTTTATCCAGAAACTGATGGTGACACGGACAATCAAACGAAAGCCATCTGTCGTTCACTCGACTTAA
- a CDS encoding alginate lyase family protein, translating to MKRITNLQNYINQLGRMHIIQIYYRIKKLTYTQLVNKYLKKYIYKTNNSNYNLKSSITYFRDIKEYDSPLKGENCYIKKVIDESEEILNGRFTFLNKRIVLSNEKINWSNIKTASSLWMFQLNYFEFLYKLVDAYNYSKDIKYIKRCESLIQHWIDNTNIGDKNAWEPYTISMRIVNWIYFWKTATSNNLVSETFKEKFINSLQLQTHYLEKNLEKDLLNNHYTSNGKALFFMGILFPNLDENKKWFNKGLNILEYQLLREIKDDGSHYENSTSYQLQVLKDYIEVLVLCNYKQVTLPKVFPQKIESMAEFTLSITKPNNELPMLNDSTSYYPINVLEIFSVCAVLFKRGDFKFLGQKIYPLYLLHLLGKDSVEEFDLLIPKMPTVLSILNKNSGYVVLRDGWTQKSNYLLFDGGQIGPRHCCGHAHADNLSIELYAKGENIFIDPGTFEYGDTETRNYYRSTSAHNTLSINNLNQSTFWGAFRVGKIAQTQELTTSLYKNKQKCSAYHNGYKRLKQSPYHYRDITWDKKDSYIIKDTVKCKGTIDAKLHFQTSESCLKVKVDNEKSKCILYYKNGVVVEMSFYTNSDIYIDSLIGRVSYDWNKEIKAYKIEISFSVTNFDTVTTSIEIDSK from the coding sequence TTGAAAAGAATTACAAACCTCCAAAATTATATTAATCAATTGGGTAGAATGCATATTATCCAAATCTATTACAGAATAAAGAAGTTAACTTATACACAATTAGTTAATAAATATTTAAAAAAGTATATTTATAAAACAAATAATTCAAATTATAACCTTAAAAGTTCAATAACATATTTTAGAGATATAAAAGAATATGATTCACCTTTAAAAGGTGAAAACTGTTATATAAAAAAAGTGATAGATGAATCTGAAGAAATACTAAATGGAAGATTTACTTTCTTAAATAAGCGAATCGTTCTTTCCAACGAAAAAATAAATTGGTCAAATATTAAAACTGCTTCATCTCTATGGATGTTTCAATTAAATTACTTTGAATTCTTATATAAACTTGTAGATGCCTATAATTATTCAAAGGATATTAAGTATATTAAAAGATGCGAATCATTAATTCAACATTGGATTGACAATACAAATATCGGGGATAAAAATGCTTGGGAACCCTATACTATTTCCATGAGAATAGTAAATTGGATTTATTTTTGGAAAACTGCAACAAGTAATAATTTGGTATCTGAAACATTTAAAGAAAAATTCATAAATTCCTTACAATTACAAACTCATTACCTTGAAAAAAATCTTGAAAAGGATTTATTAAATAATCATTATACTTCAAACGGAAAAGCTTTATTTTTCATGGGAATTTTGTTTCCTAATTTAGATGAAAATAAAAAATGGTTTAATAAGGGTCTAAATATATTAGAATATCAACTCTTAAGAGAAATTAAAGATGATGGATCTCATTACGAAAACTCAACAAGTTACCAATTACAAGTTTTAAAAGATTATATAGAAGTACTTGTATTATGTAATTACAAACAAGTGACACTTCCAAAAGTTTTTCCACAAAAAATTGAGAGTATGGCGGAGTTTACATTATCTATAACTAAACCAAATAATGAATTGCCAATGTTAAATGATTCAACCAGTTACTATCCAATAAACGTATTAGAAATATTTTCTGTATGTGCTGTTTTATTTAAAAGGGGAGATTTTAAGTTTTTAGGTCAAAAAATCTATCCATTATATTTATTACATTTATTGGGTAAAGACAGTGTAGAGGAATTTGATTTATTAATACCTAAGATGCCTACAGTTCTTTCTATTTTAAATAAAAACAGTGGTTATGTGGTTTTAAGAGATGGTTGGACCCAAAAGTCAAATTATCTTTTATTTGATGGCGGCCAGATTGGTCCAAGACACTGTTGTGGGCACGCACATGCAGATAACTTAAGTATTGAATTGTATGCAAAAGGTGAAAATATCTTTATAGATCCAGGCACTTTTGAATATGGTGATACAGAAACTAGAAATTATTATAGAAGTACCTCTGCCCATAATACGTTATCGATAAATAATTTAAATCAATCTACTTTTTGGGGCGCATTTAGAGTTGGTAAGATTGCACAAACGCAAGAATTAACAACTTCACTATATAAAAACAAACAAAAATGCAGTGCATATCATAATGGATATAAAAGATTAAAACAATCTCCCTACCACTATAGGGATATTACATGGGATAAAAAAGATTCATATATTATTAAGGATACTGTTAAGTGTAAAGGGACAATTGACGCAAAGCTTCATTTTCAAACAAGTGAAAGTTGTTTGAAAGTAAAAGTGGATAATGAAAAATCTAAATGTATACTTTACTATAAAAATGGAGTAGTAGTAGAAATGAGTTTTTATACAAACTCAGATATTTATATTGACAGCTTAATTGGGAGAGTTTCGTATGATTGGAACAAAGAAATTAAAGCCTATAAGATTGAGATTAGCTTTTCGGTAACTAATTTTGATACAGTGACAACTTCTATTGAAATTGATAGTAAATAG
- a CDS encoding tyrosine-protein phosphatase: MIDIHCHILPGVDDGAATLEHSIEMARKAVDEGITTIIATPHHNAHFQNSSSMIEKDIIDLNHAFEQEGINLKILPGQEPRINADLLKQLENQEVLTLCNQKKYVHIELPSNHIPKYTQSLLYEIQLQGLTPIIVHPERNIEIVENPDMLFELVNDGVLTQVTSSSLIGNFGKNIQKFSRQLIEHELTHFIASDAHNISSRAFHLRGAYEQVEKDFGIKARYQLQENPMLLVNGEKIMSNPPQPIKKKKFLGIF, from the coding sequence ATGATTGACATTCACTGTCACATATTGCCGGGCGTGGATGATGGAGCTGCGACTTTGGAGCATAGCATCGAAATGGCCAGGAAAGCAGTTGATGAAGGGATTACGACAATCATTGCGACACCTCATCATAATGCGCATTTTCAAAATAGCAGTTCTATGATTGAAAAAGATATAATCGATTTAAACCATGCATTTGAACAAGAAGGAATAAACCTTAAGATTTTGCCTGGACAAGAACCGCGAATCAATGCGGATCTGTTGAAACAATTGGAAAATCAAGAGGTTCTTACACTCTGTAATCAAAAGAAGTATGTACATATTGAGTTGCCTTCAAACCATATCCCGAAATATACACAATCCTTACTCTATGAAATCCAACTCCAGGGACTTACACCAATCATCGTACATCCTGAACGGAATATTGAAATCGTTGAAAATCCAGACATGCTTTTTGAGCTTGTGAATGATGGTGTTCTCACACAAGTTACAAGTAGTAGTTTGATAGGAAACTTCGGGAAAAACATCCAGAAGTTCTCTCGTCAATTGATCGAACATGAGTTGACGCACTTCATTGCCTCTGATGCTCATAATATTTCGAGTAGAGCGTTCCATTTGCGGGGGGCATATGAACAAGTTGAGAAGGATTTCGGAATCAAAGCACGTTATCAATTACAGGAAAATCCAATGTTGTTAGTCAATGGGGAAAAGATCATGTCGAACCCGCCACAACCAATCAAAAAGAAAAAGTTTCTAGGAATCTTTTAG
- a CDS encoding YveK family protein — translation MEETISLKEIFSTLQKRLKLILLITLVATAISGLVSYFLLTPIYQSSSQILVNQTTEQQTVDINQVRTNVEMINTYRVIIKSPTILEQVINELDLDMSVSQLTNSITVNSEQNSQVFSITVQHPEPSTAVDIVNTVGATFDDEIKDIMNVNNVSILSSAEVPENTSPVNPKPILNMAIAFVVGLMAGIGLAFLLEYLDNTIKTEQDIENLLDLPVIGVVPEMNEEQFHQARSRVSKARVGSESFEA, via the coding sequence ATGGAAGAAACGATAAGCTTAAAGGAAATATTTTCGACACTACAGAAACGACTGAAACTGATCCTGTTGATCACCTTAGTGGCAACTGCCATCAGCGGACTCGTCAGTTATTTTTTGTTGACGCCGATCTATCAATCTTCATCACAGATTCTAGTCAATCAAACAACTGAACAACAAACGGTTGATATAAACCAGGTACGTACAAATGTAGAAATGATCAATACATACCGCGTAATCATCAAAAGTCCGACGATCCTGGAACAGGTCATCAACGAGTTGGACCTGGATATGAGTGTTTCACAATTGACGAATAGCATAACCGTCAACAGTGAACAAAACTCACAAGTATTCTCGATCACAGTCCAACATCCGGAACCATCGACTGCAGTGGATATCGTTAACACGGTAGGAGCTACGTTCGATGATGAAATCAAAGACATCATGAATGTCAACAATGTAAGCATTCTTTCTAGTGCAGAAGTACCTGAAAATACATCACCGGTCAATCCAAAGCCTATTTTAAACATGGCGATTGCGTTCGTAGTCGGGTTGATGGCTGGAATTGGACTAGCATTCTTACTAGAATACCTAGATAACACCATTAAAACAGAACAAGATATTGAAAATCTTTTGGATCTGCCTGTTATCGGTGTGGTACCGGAGATGAATGAAGAACAGTTCCATCAGGCAAGAAGCCGTGTTTCAAAAGCACGGGTAGGGAGTGAAAGTTTTGAAGCGTAG
- a CDS encoding polysaccharide pyruvyl transferase family protein — protein sequence MKKNVVLLYSYGLKNGGDMAITLGAIDLLKNMDVNLKVYSLFDKSHPQYQQSNNFLKNIHPDIEIIESPFTLNREGNMSQKIKTYFNGIRIISGLKKVQLEIDIKKSDFVFFNGGNLFRASSVTDYLRLSALMYPLRLAQKHNVPYYILPQSAAKIDWIGKLLMGSPINSANKIWVRENISFDYLNKLFPKANIDKNIDLAFNIKENSGHIKDEYNFTKKKCVAITLRNQTIGDLEELEENKNKKILYVFKKVINNLIEKNHHILLVVQTKKDLKISERLLKEFKSDVQLIEEYNPFKLLNIYNKCELIIGMRLHSIILAISAGIPAIGFFDKSWGFKNPGIMEKFEMEYYFIENDHHEIIKTMDRILNIDNLDHKKKILKIITQEKENIVAQLSNE from the coding sequence ATGAAAAAAAATGTGGTCTTATTATATTCATATGGATTAAAGAATGGGGGAGATATGGCTATTACATTAGGGGCAATAGATTTATTAAAGAATATGGATGTGAATTTAAAAGTATATTCATTGTTTGATAAATCTCATCCCCAATATCAACAAAGTAATAATTTTTTAAAAAATATCCATCCTGATATTGAGATTATTGAATCCCCTTTTACTCTTAATAGAGAAGGTAATATGTCTCAAAAAATTAAAACGTATTTTAATGGCATAAGGATTATTAGTGGGCTTAAAAAGGTACAACTTGAAATTGATATTAAAAAAAGTGATTTTGTTTTTTTTAATGGAGGGAATCTTTTTAGAGCATCTAGTGTAACTGATTATTTAAGATTATCTGCTCTAATGTATCCATTAAGACTTGCCCAAAAACACAATGTTCCGTATTATATTTTGCCCCAATCAGCAGCTAAAATAGATTGGATTGGGAAATTATTAATGGGATCTCCAATTAATAGTGCAAATAAAATATGGGTAAGGGAAAATATTAGTTTCGATTATTTAAATAAGTTATTTCCCAAGGCTAATATTGATAAAAATATCGATTTAGCTTTTAACATAAAAGAAAATTCGGGGCATATAAAAGATGAATATAACTTTACTAAGAAGAAGTGTGTTGCTATTACACTTAGAAACCAGACAATTGGGGATCTCGAAGAATTAGAAGAAAATAAAAATAAAAAGATTTTATATGTATTTAAAAAAGTAATCAATAACTTAATTGAAAAAAATCACCATATTTTATTAGTAGTACAGACTAAAAAAGATTTAAAAATTTCAGAAAGGCTTTTAAAGGAATTTAAGTCTGATGTGCAGTTAATTGAAGAGTATAATCCTTTTAAATTATTAAATATATATAATAAATGTGAATTAATAATAGGCATGAGATTACATTCAATAATTTTAGCAATATCCGCTGGAATTCCGGCTATAGGTTTTTTTGATAAAAGTTGGGGTTTTAAAAACCCTGGTATAATGGAAAAATTTGAGATGGAGTATTATTTCATTGAAAATGATCATCACGAAATAATAAAAACTATGGACAGAATCTTAAATATTGACAATTTGGACCATAAGAAAAAAATTCTAAAAATAATTACACAAGAAAAGGAAAACATAGTGGCTCAGTTGTCAAATGAATAA
- a CDS encoding exopolysaccharide biosynthesis polyprenyl glycosylphosphotransferase, translating to MGAREFKQYFQNEIVNQGLTDIGHFYLRFKGLSDYILAFIGLIITLPLIVLFTLIIKLESKGPAFFLQERVGLNGKIFYIIKLRSMYLDAEKNGAQWALKNDSRVTKVGSFIRKTRIDELPQLINILKGDMSLIGPRPERPIFMNKFNKEIPGFNKRLVVKPGLTGWAQVNGGYEITPKEKLRFDLFYINKISIWLDLHILVKTIKIIFTGEGAR from the coding sequence ATGGGGGCAAGAGAATTTAAACAGTATTTCCAGAATGAAATTGTTAATCAAGGTCTCACGGATATTGGTCACTTTTATTTAAGGTTTAAAGGCTTAAGTGACTATATACTGGCTTTTATAGGGCTAATTATCACATTACCATTGATTGTTCTCTTTACCTTAATTATAAAACTAGAATCAAAAGGTCCTGCTTTTTTTCTTCAGGAAAGGGTTGGCCTTAACGGGAAAATATTTTATATTATAAAACTAAGATCCATGTATTTAGATGCTGAAAAAAATGGCGCGCAATGGGCATTAAAAAATGATTCGCGAGTAACTAAGGTTGGGTCTTTTATTAGAAAAACTAGAATTGATGAACTCCCTCAATTAATTAATATATTAAAAGGTGATATGAGTTTAATAGGCCCACGTCCTGAAAGACCAATTTTTATGAATAAATTTAACAAAGAAATACCTGGCTTTAATAAGAGGTTAGTAGTGAAGCCAGGATTAACAGGTTGGGCACAAGTTAATGGTGGTTATGAAATTACTCCGAAAGAAAAATTGAGATTTGATTTATTTTATATTAATAAAATATCTATATGGTTAGATTTACATATACTTGTAAAAACTATAAAAATTATTTTTACTGGGGAGGGTGCAAGGTAA